CGCCTTGAGGTCGAGCGGTTGCTGGCCGAATACCGGTGTCCACAACAGTCTTGCGCCGCCCGCATCGACAATGCCTTTGGAACTGACGGAGAGAACGGCGACCTTTTCCGGCCCCAGTTTCGACCGGCTGGCCAGACGGGCAAGGTTGCGGCCTAGCCCTTCGATAAAGCCAGCCGCAGACACATCAAGCGGGCGCGGTTCCTCGAAACGGTCCATCAGCTTGCCGCGAAAATCCGACAGGGTGTAATTCAGCCGGTCGGAGGAAATCCTGACCGACATCACATAGGCAAAATCCCGGCGGCGCGACAGGGCGACACGCGGTCTGCCCCGTGCGCCAGCAATCTGCTGCTCATGCCGCTCGATCACACCGGCCTGTTCCAGCTCACTGGTAATGGCGGTCACGGTTGCCGAGGCAAGACCGGTCACGGCGGCGATCTGGGTATGGGACATGGCCTGCTCCACCCGCAAGGCGGCGAGAACCAGGGCCGAATTCTGGCGGCGGATCTGTTCGGTGCTGGATTTCATCAGCATCGATGCGCCGACCTGTTCCTGTTTTCTGTTCTCTCTGCCTGAACCACATGCCCCTCCCAAAGCATCTGTTTCACTGCAACGCTCACATCCTTCTGGGTCATCCTGAACCAGCAGGGTCTGATTTTTCTATGACCCATTTGTCATTTTGGGAAAAGCGCTGTTCCTTTCCCCCTGGGCAAACTCACAGGTGTTGCAGGTCCCGCCCCATGCACCCGTTTATGCTCACAACAGGCGTATTGACAGGGTGAATTTCTTCTGCCAGTTATTTTCTCGACTGTCGAGAAAAACAATCGCCTGGCTTGAAAGAGCCTGATGATTGGGGAACAGAGGCAGTTTTCTGGCAGCGTGGCGGCGGACGAGGAGGTCTGCCCGCGCTGCCTTCACCTGGGGAGGTTTACAATGAAATCCGTTTTGAAACTGATGGCAGTGGCTGCCGTCATGACGTCTGCCTATGGTCCTGTTCATGCCAAGGATCTGGTGGTTGGCGTGTCCTGGTCCAACTTCCAGGAAGAGCGCTGGAAGACCGATGAGGCCGCCATCAAGGAAGCGCTGAAGGCGCATGGTGCAAAGTATATTTCCGCCGACGCCCAGACATCCGCCGCCAAGCAGCTGACCGATATCGAAAGCCTGATTGCGCAAGGCGCCAACGCACTGATCGTGCTGGCGCAGGATTCGAGCGCCATTGGCCCGGCCATCGAAAAGGCTGCGGCGGAAGGCATTCCTGTCATCGGCTACGACCGCCTGATTGAGAACCCCAACACCTATTACATCACCTTCGACAACAAGGAAGTCGGCCGCTTGCAGGCCAAGGAAGTGATGAAGGTCAAGCCCACAGGCAATTACGTGTTCATCAAGGGTGGCTCGACCGACCCGAACGCCGATTTCGTGTTTTCCGGCCAGATGGAAGTGCTGAAAGATGCCATGGCCAGCGGCAAGATCAAGAATGTCGGCGAAGCCTATACCGATGGCTGGAAGCCGGAAATTGCCCAGAAAAACATGGAGCAGTTTTTGACCGCCAACAACAACAAGGTCGATGCGGTCGTCTCTTCCAATGACGGCATGGCGGGCGGCGTTGTCGCCGCGCTGGAAGCACAGGGTCTGGCCGGTTCCGTGCCAGTGTCCGGTCAGGATGGCGACAAGGCCGCGCTGAACCGCGTCGCGCTTGGCACCCAGACTGTGTCGGTGTGGAAAGACAGCCGCATGCTGGGCAAGAAAGCCGGTGACGTGGCGGTGGCACTCGCCGGTGGCAAGAAGATGAGCGAAATCCCCGGCACCGCCAAGTTCAAGGGTGGTACCAAGGGCGTGGAAATGGAATCGCAATTCCTGATGCCGCAGGCCATCACCAAGGACAATCTCAACGTTGTTCTCGATGCCAAATGGATCGACAAGAAGACGCTGTGCCAGGGTGTGAAAGCTGGCGCGGTTGAGGTGTGCAAGTAAGTTCTGACGATATGGGCCGTGGCGTGAGAGATTGCGCTGCGGCCTGGAACGCTAAGCGGCGCATATCGTTTATTGGCTTCGCCCCCCTCATCCCCCTGCCGGGACCTTCTCCCCGCTGGGGAGAAGAGACCAAGGCCATAGCCCTCGGCCTTATTCTGATGTTGAAAAAAGGCTCTATTCGTTCCGTACAGCAACAGAGAAAGCGCAGACGGCGCTGCAAATCTCTTCTCCCCAGCGGGGAGAAGGTGGCGCCCTCATTTCGTAAATAGAGGGGCGGATGAGGGGGCGGCGAAGCCGAGCAATACGCCTATCCGCAGGCGAGAGATGGCTTTCAAAGCGAGATGCGTCTGGAAGTCCTTCACCCATCCCATGCCGCCGCGCCCAATGTGTGCGGCGATACCGCCTGCCGTAAGTTCATAGAGGAGCAACAGGTCCATGGTGGATCACACAATCGGCACTGCTGCCAATAGCGCCCGCCCGGCCAAGGGCAATCTCTGGCGGCGGTTTCTGAACGCCACCGAAATCGACACCCGGTTGATGGGCATGGTGGTCGCGCTGCTGCTCATCTGGTTCGGCTTCCATATTCTGTCGGATGGTCTGTTTCTGACCCCGCGCAACCTATGGAACCTCTCGGTCCAGGCCGCCTCGGTCTCGGTGATGGCCACGGGAATGGTGCTGGTCATCGTTACCCGCAATATCGATCTGTCCGTCGGATCGATCCTGGGCTTTGTCGGCATGATGATGGCGGTGACGCAGACCAAGTTCCTGCCAGTGATGCTGGGCTATGACCATCCGCTGATGTGGGTGTTGGCGCTGACGCTCGGCATTGTCATTGGCGCGGCCATCGGGGCGTTTCAGGGCGTGATCATCGCCTTTCTCAACGTGCCGTCCTTCATTGTCACGCTGGGCGGTCTGCTGGTCTGGCGCGGCTGCGCCTGGATGGTGACGAGCGGTGCGACCGTCGCGCCGATGGATACCCGTTTTCGCCTGATGGGCGGCGGTGCGGATGGCTCGATTGGGGCCACTGCCAGCTGGGTGGTCGGGATCATCGCCTGCGTGTTCATCGTGTTGTCGATCCTGCATTCCCGCCGTCAGCGCAAGCGGTTCGGCTTTCCGCTAAAGCCGATCTGGGCTGAATATTTCATGGGACTGATCGGCTGCGGTGCGGTGCTTGGCTCTGTCAGCGTGCTCAACAGCTATTACATGCCAGTCAATCTGGCCCGCAAATATGCCGAGGCCAACAATATCGCCTGGCCGGACAGCGGGCTGGACATTTCGCTGGGTATTGCCATTCCGGTGCTGATCGCGCTTGGCATTGCCATGGTCATGAACTTCATCACCAACCGTACACGGTTTGGCCGCTATGTGTTTGCCATTGGTGGCAATCCGGAAGCTGCCGTGCTGGCGGGCATCAAGACCCGCTGGGTGACGGTGCGGATCTTTGCACTGATGGGCGCGCTCTGCGCCATTGCCGCGGCGATTTCCACCGCCCGTCTCAATGCCGCCACCAATGCGCAAGGCACGCTGGACGAGCTTTACACCATTGCCGCAGCGGTGATTGGCGGCACATCGCTGGCCGGTGGGGCCGGCACCATTGCCGGCGCGGTACTGGGCGCCATCGTCATGCAATCGCTGAATTCGGGCATGGTGCTGCTGGGCATGGATACGCCGCTGCAAAGCATCGTCATCGGTATGGTGCTGGTCGTCGCGGTCTGGCTGGATACGGTTTACCGCGCCCGCACCCGATAAAAAGCAGGAGAAACGTTATGACACAACAAAACACGCCTCTTGTGGAAATGAAGAATATCTCCATCTCCTTCGGCGGTATTCATGCCGTTGATGATGCCTCGGTGGATCTTCATGCCGGCGAGGTCGTCGCCCTGCTCGGCCATAACGGCGCGGGCAAATCGACGCTGATCAAAATCCTGTCGGGCGCTTATAAACGCGATACCGGCGAAATCCTGATCAATGGCCAGCCAGCCGACATCAACAATCCGCGTGATGCCAAGCGCCACGGCATCGAGACCATCTACCAGACGCTGGCCGTTGCCGACAATGTCGATGCCGCCGCCAATCTCTATCTGGGACGCGAGCTGCGCACCCCCTGGGGGACGCTGGATGATGTGGCGATGGAGGCCAAGGCGCGTGAGGTGATGGGGCGCCTTAATCCGAATTTCCAGCGCTTCAAGGAGCCGGTCAAGGCGCTGTCAGGCGGCCAGCGTCAATCGGTGGCCATTGCCCGCGCCATCCTGTTCGATGCCCGCATCCTGATCATGGATGAGCCGACCGCAGCGCTTGGCCCCCAGGAAACCGCCCAGGTGGGCGAGTTGATCCTGCAACTGAAAAAGGAAGGCATCGGCATTTTCCTGATCAGCCACGACATTCACGATGTCTTCGATCTCGCCGACCGGGTGTTCGTGATGAAAAACGGCAAAGTGGTCGGCCATGCCCGCACGCAGGATGTCACCAAGGACGAGGTATTGGGCATGATCATCATGGGCAAAGTGCCGCCGGGTGCCGTGCCTGGACCCGGCGCGATGCAGGTGGTTTGAAGGCCCCGGATTACGAGGCCCAGGTTTAGGACGCCATGCCGGAGGCGGCGGCCGCCAGCAGGACCACGCCCAGAATGATCCGGTAGATCACGAAGGGCCAGGTGGAGAAACGCTCCAGAAAGCGCATCAGACCCCAGATGGCGATGAGCGAGGAGATGCCGCCGGCCACCAGGCCGACACCCAGCAGCGCCCAGCCGTGGCTGTCCAACGCCAGCTTGTGCAATTCCCAAACCTCCTTCAGACCGGCCAGAAGAATGGCTGGCAAGCCGAGCAGGAAGGAAAAGCGCGCCGCTTCCTCACGCTTGAAGCCCAGCGCCAAGGCCGCTGTCATGGTAGCGCCGGAACGCGACACGCCGGGGATCAGCGCGCCGACCTGGGCGATGCCGACCAGAAGAATATCCAGCGGGCGAATGCTGGGCAGATCACGGCGGTGTTTGGCCAGAAGCTCGGTGGCGGCCAGCAGCCCGCCCATGACCAGACAGGCAAGGCCAACAGCCCAGAGGCTGCGCAGCGGCGAACCGCAGCTGTTCAGCGTATGTGACAGCGCCAGGCCGGCCACGATGATTGGCAGCGTGGCAATCAGAATCCACAGCACCAGCTGGAAATCGAAATTCTCGAAGTCGCGGCGTTTCACGGCGCTAATCGAGCCACTGGCCAGTCCGTAAATATCCCGCCAGAAATAGCTGATCACCCCGACCAGCGCCGCCATCTGCATGGCGGCCGAAAAGGCAGCGCCCGGATCGGGCCAGCCCAGCAGCGCTGGCACTACCCGCATATGGGCCGAGGAGGAAACCGGCACCAGTTCCGTCACCCCCTGCACCACGCCCAGAAACGCCGTCTGGATAAAACTCAGATCGACAAAACCCGTTGCCGAACCCACCACACATGCATCCGCCATTTTGTACCCCTTGCCTTGCCCATTCCGGCCTCAAACGACAAGTGTTTTGAAACCGTGACCATGGCATAAGCAAGACAGTATATTGCTGAACAGTGACAGAACCCCAAAACAGTAGAGCAAACACGCGATTTGAGTCGGCACTCATCGTCCAGGACGAGATCGTCTCCCTCTATTTTTACGGGAAAATCCAAGTGAAGCTCTTATCGCTTGTCGTTATTCAATATTATGAATGTTTAAACGTATTCGCCATAAATTAACGGCAGCAAAACCGCAATGGTAACTCTGCAATACAACGGGCCGTGCGGCTCCGGAGATTAAAAATGCGCGTCTCTCTTGGCCAACTTATTATATCATTGTTCGCAATCATTCTTCTGGTCGTGGTTGGCCAAGGCATTTACGCGGTGACTTCGCTGAACACGATCTCGGAGGGGACCAATCAGATCGTCGATAAGCGGGTCCCCTCCTTCATCCTCATGGGGCAGATTAATGCCGACCTGGGCGATATCCGCATTGCGCAGAGCAATTATCGCAGCGCCGTCACACCTGAGCAACGAGCCATCTTTCTGGGATCGCTGAACAAGGCCTATGACGCACTCGCGCAGGCTAGAAAGCAGTATGAACCGCTGATCGTCGACAAAGAAGACCAAGAGCTTTACGACACCTTCTCCAAGGATTGGGCCAAGGCCGAGCAATTGTGGCAGAAGGTCAAGACATTGACGGATAGTGGCAGTGCTGATGAGGCAAAACAGCTGTTTCTGGGAGAATCCCTGGCGGTCTATGCCAAGGCCGGTGACGATATCCAGGCCGCAGTTGACGATCTGGCCGAAAATGCCAAAGACGAAGGTGCCGCCAACGCCGAGCAGATTTCCCTGGCCACGACCGTGACCTATATCGCTCTTGCTCTGGCGTTCAGCATCGGCATCGGCGCGGCACTGATCAGCAGCCTGCGGGTCGTGCGTCCCTTGAAGCACATGACGGACAATATGCGGACCCTGTCTTCCGGGGATACCAGCGGCAGCGTGCCTTACATGAGCCGCAAGGACGAAATCGGCGCGATGGCCGCAGCCCTTCAGGTGTTTAAAGACGGAATGTTGCGCAACCGCGCCCTGGAAGCCGAAGCCGCCAACAACCGCCAGAAGGCCGAAGCCGACAAGCTGCGCCTTCAGCAGGAAGCCGAAGCCGCCGCACAGAAGAAATTGCAGGAAGCCACCGCAGGCCTGGCATCTGGCCTGAAGCGCTTGGCCGCAGGCGACCTCGGGTTTGAACTGAACGAACCGTTTGCACCGGAATTCGACGCTCTGCGCCTTGATCTGAATACCGCTGTCGCCCAATTGGGCAGCACGATTGCAACCGTTGCCACCTCTGCTAACGCTATCAGCGATGGCTCTCGCGAAGTCAGCCAAAGTGCGGACGATCTTTCCAAGCGCACGGAGCAGCAGGCCGCATCGCTGGAAGAAACCGCAGCAGCGCTGGACCAGATCACCGTCAATGTCAGCAATTCCTCAAAGCGCGTTGAAGAAGCACGTGGCGTGGCCAAGGAAGCCAACAGCAGCGCGGTCCGATCCGGCCAGGTGGTTGGCGAAGCCATCAGCGCCATGCAGCGTATCGAGCATTCCTCCAACCAGATTTCCAATATCATCACCGTCATCGACGAGATTGCCTTCCAGACCAATCTTCTCGCCCTGAATGCAGGCGTTGAAGCCGCCCGCGCCGGCGAAGCGGGGCGTGGCTTTGCCGTCGTTGCCACCGAAGTGCGCGAACTGGCGCAACGCTCGGCCAAGGCCGCGCGCGAAATCAAGGAACTGATCAACAAATCCACCCAGGAAGTGGAAAACGGCGTGCGTCAGGTTCAGGAAACCGGCGACGTGCTGAAGGCCATCGAGCATCACGTTACGACGATCAACGGCCTGATGGACGCCATCGCCACCTCCTCGCGTGAACAATCCGTCGGCCTGTCGGAGGTCAATACCGCCGTCAACCAGATGGATCAGGTCACCCAGCAGAATGCCGCCATGGTAGAAGAAACCAGCGCCGCCAGCGCCAATCTCGCCCAGGAGAGCGTGCGTTTGCAGCAACTGGTCTCCCGCTTCATCGTCCCCGGCGGATCGAGAAGCTTCGACAACCGTTATGCGGCGTAAGCAGGCGGGAGGGGGTTGGCTGGTTGGTGAAGCGCGGATGGCTCCTATCCTCCCTCCCTTTTTGAAAAATTGGAGGGAGAAGGTGCAGCAGGCGGATGAGGATGAGGAGGCGAAGATGGGATGACGATTGCCGTAAACCGGATGTCTTTGGGAGCTAAGGTTGCAAGCGGCAATACGGCCGCGTGGGTACCCGAAGCGGTCATTCCAACGGCAAGCCTCGCTCCACGATTGCCTTGAAATATTCGACACCAAAGGGAATGGCCGCGTCGTTGAAGTCGTACCGAGAGTCATGAACAGACGGGCCGTCGCCATTTCCGATGAGCATGATGTTTCCTGGTCTAGCTTCGAGCATGAACGCGAAGTCTTCTGATCCCATCAATGGCTCCATAGAGCCGTTTACGTTTTCCGCGCCAACCAATGAAGTCGCTGTGCCAACAGCGAATGCGGTTTCACCTGAGTGATTTACGGTCGGTGGAAACATCCGCTTATATGCGACCGCTGCTTTTGCTCCGTAGGCCTCGGCAACATGCGACGCGATTTCTGTTACACGTCTTTCTATCAGATCGCGTGTGGCGGGATCGAACGTCCTGGTCGTACCACCCATCTCGGCCGACTGAGGTATGACGTTGCCAGCCTTGCCGCCCGCCATCCAGCCCACGGTGACAACTGCGCACTGACGAGGATGGACATTGCGGGAGACAATCGTCTGAAGCGCCAAAAGGATGTTTGCGCCGACAACAAGCGGATCAACGCTGACGTGGGGTGATGCTCCGTGCGCCCCTTTGCCTTCGATCTTTATCCGAAAGCCATCAGCAGATGCAGCCAATGGTCCGCTGGCAGTCGTGAACTGACCAATTGGCAACCCTGGCTCGGTGTGCATGGCATAGATCTCATCTATCTCGAAGCGGTCCATCAAACCATCATCGACCATGGCCTTTCCACCTCCGCCACCTTCCTCTGCTGGTTGGAAGATAACCACGGCCTTCCCATTGAATGCTCGGGTCCGGGTCAGGGAACGAGCGGCACCTAGAAGCATTGCGGTGTGTCCATCATGTCCGCACGCATGCATCACGCCTTTGGTCGTAGATACCCAAGGCGCTCCGGTTTCTTCCTCGACCGGTAGCGCATCCATATCAGCTCGTAACCCAATTACCTTCCCGCTGGTCTGTTGTTGGCCATGAATGATACCGACGACGCCCGTCTTGCCGATGCCTGTTATGATTTCGTCACAGCCGAATTCAGCAAGCTTTACTGCCACAAAGGCAGCCGTTCTGTGAACTTCGAATTGAAGCTCAGGGTGGGCATGAATATCGCGCCGCCATTCGACAACGTCAGCGTAATCAGCATCGCTCCATTCCATTGAATACCTCGGTGGTGTGATGTCTTTCAGACCAGTAGGATAAGCGATTTTAATCAAGGCACAATGACCGCTAACAGCTCAACGCGACCTTCCACTGATCAAACCTTTTGCCTACTCCGCCCCAACAGCACCCACCGAATACCCCATCCCTACCGTTTCAAACTGCCCAAAATCCCCCGAACCAGCGCCCGGCCGAGCTGGTTGGCGACCTGGCTGGCCAGCGAACGGGCGGCGCTTTTCATTGCTGCCTCGATCACCGTTTGGCGTTGGCGGCCGGGGGGTGCGGTGCGGTCAGGCGTTTGGCGGGTGGTGGTGTTTTTTTGCTCTGGTGCTTCATCGCCAAAGCCCGGCAATTTCCAACGGCTGGCGGCGGTGGTGCCTTCGGCACCGTCATCGGTCCTATCATCGGCCCCGCTGCGTCCCGTGGCTTTTTCGGCCCGTTCCGCCAGGATTTCGAAGGCCGAGTGCCGGTCGATGGTGCGATCATAGAGGTTCGCCATGGGGCTGGCGCCGATGATTGCCGTCCGCTCGCTGTCGGTCAGCGGGCCGATGCGGGCGGAGGGCGGGCGGATCAGGGTACGTTCGACCATGGAGGGCACACCCTTGCCCTGAAGGGTCGAGACCAGGGCCTCACCGGTGCCAAGTGCCGTAATCGCCTCTTCGCAGGAAAAAGCCGGATTGGGCCGGAAGGTTTCAGCGGCGGTCTTCACCGCCTTCTGTTCGCGGGGCGTATAGGCGCGCAGCGCATGCTGCACCCGGTTGCCCAATTGCGCCAGAATGGTTTCGGGCACATCCAGCGGATTTTGCGTGACGAAATAAACGCCGACGCCCTTGGAGCGGATCAGCCGCACCACCTGCTCCACCCGCTCGACAAGAACTTTCGGCGCATCGCGAAACAAGAGATGCGCCTCATCAAAGAAAAATACCAGTTTGGGCTGAGCCATATCGCCAACTTCAGGCAGTTCCTCGAACAGTTCCGACAGCAGCCAGAGCAGGAACGTGGCGTAAAGCCGTGGGTTCATCATCAGTCGGTCGGCGGCCAGCACCGAAATCGTCCCTCGCCCATCCGGCGCAACCCGCATGATATCCTGGATGGACAGCGCCGGTTCGCCGAAAAACTGGTCGGCGCCCTGGCTTTCCAGCAGCAACAGCGCCCGTTGCAGCGAACCAACCGAGGATTTGGAGATCAGCCCGAATTGGCCGGACAGGGTGCTGGAATTTTCCGCCATATAGCTCAGCAGCGCTTGCAAATCCTTGAGGTCCAGCAGCGCCAGCCCGCCCTCATCGGCGATCTTGAAGGCGATGTTCAGCACCCCCTCCTGGGCTTCCGAGGCTTCCATCAGACGGGCCAGCAAAAGCGGCCCCATTTCGGCGATGGTTGTGCGGACCCTATGGCCCTTTTCGCCGTAGAGATCCCAGAAGGTGACCGGAAATTCCTCGAAGGGATAGGGTGAAAGCCCGATCTCCTCAGCGCGCTTTATCAGGAAATCCTTGGCCTCCCCCGGCGCGGCGATGCCCGACAGATCGCCCTTGATGTCGGCGCAGAACACCGGAACACCCGCACTGGCGAAACCTTCCGCCAGGATTTGCAGCGTCACGGTCTTGCCGGTGCCGGTCGCGCCGGTGATCAGGCCGTGGCGGTTGGCCAGTTTCAATTCCAGATATTCCGGTGCGTTGAAAGCATCATCCGGCTTGCGGCTGGCCCCGAGAAACAATTTTCCATCTTCAAGCATCGCGTCACATCCCCTCGACACGCCTCCGCGACAACAGCACCGTGCGTTTTATCAAACACATAAGCGCTGCATGGTCTTCTCCTTCAATCGGTTTCGATTGAAGGACGTGTACAATCGCCGAATGCCCCTTCGGTCCTGCACTTGTTGTTCTTAGCAGAATATGGAACATCCTCAACTCCGTCAGCGGTTTCACACGGCTTTGAGCAGATTGAAGGCGCTTGCCGCTTGAGTTTGCGGCCTGAGTAAATTACGTTGACGTGAACGTCAAAAAACCTTTGAGGAGCATCCCATGAGCGAATTGGTCACCCGCATTTCCGACAATGTCGGCATCGCCCCGGACACGGCGGAAAAGGCGCTTGGCATGATGCTGGGCTTTTTGCAGCGCGAAGCCGATGACCGCGCGGTTGCCCGGATGATCGAATCCATGCCTGGCGCGCCTGAACTGGTGGCTATGCACAATGGCGAAGGCAAGAGCGGCGGCCTGCTGGGCGGCCTGATGAGCGCCATCGGCGGCGGCGGCATCATGGGTCTTGGCCAGCAATTGATGAGCCTTGGGCTTGGCATGGGAGAAATTTCGGCTCTTGCCAAGGAAACCATGGCCATTGCCCGCGAACATGCCGGTGACGAAGTGGTGGACAAGGTCGTGGCATCCGTGCCAGGGCTTAGCCAGTTCGTCTAACACGGACCTGTCATAGTGTGCCTGCAAATATCTCAAGGGCTTGATGCTTTTGGGATATTTGCAAGGCCTTCAACGCTTAGCGCAGGCGCATCTGTGCCATCCGGGACGGGTTTTCGGCAGGCTATTTGGATTTGAACACCGAATATTAGCATTTATTTAGAAAATCACAGATACGGTTCCGTAGGCCTTAAAACCAATCGGAGTCTTTTGATGAAAATGCCAGTGCAATCGGTTTCAGCAAAGCTCCTGCTGGCGGCAGGGGTCGTGATAACGATCTCTCTGGGCGGGTTCTCAATTGTCGGCATATTTGCTACCAAAACGCAGCTGGTCGACAATATCGTGGCTGTGGCGACGCAAAAGGCCGAGCTTGCCTCCAGGCAGGTAACCGCAGATATTACCAATGTAGTTTCCTCTGCGAACAGCGTCGCGGCAAGCCTGTCGGGACTGATGGAAAACGGCGCAGGCAGCCGCGCCGATGTCATCGCCTCACTGAAAAACATTCCGCCACAATATCCAAACATGTTTGGCGCGTGGATGACCGAATTGCCTGAGGTCCCGGCGGACCTTAAACTGCAAGGCGCTGAGGGCACCAATAAACAAGGTCTGTTCACGGCCTATTGGACCAAGGACGACAGCGGCAAGCTGGGATTTTCCACCTGGGAGATCAAAACCACCGAGCAATGGTATGCCGAACCTCTGGCAACCGGCAAGAGCCTGATTACCCAGCCTTATATCTCGACCACCGGTCAGTTGCTGACATCGATATCATTGCCGGTAAGGGTGAATGGCAAGATTGTCGGACTGGCGGGCGTCGATATCAAGCTGGACGATCTCGCCGCGACAATCAGCGCTTTGCGGCCCTTTAAGGATGGCCGCATCATGCTGCTGGCCGATAACGGCAAATGGCTTGTCAATCCCGACAAGTCCCTGATGATGAAGGACTATGCTGAGACCGGGGCCGCCGAGGTCAAGGCGGCGCTTGCCGATGGCAAGACGCGCATCATCCATGGCCTGCCGGATGGCGCGACACGCATTGTCTTTCCCTTTACTAGCCCCGGCATGAACAAGACCTGGGCCACGGTGCTCGACATTCCGGAAAAGACCTTCACAGGCCCGATCAAGGAACAGATCATCGCCATATCCTCCAGTTGCCTGATCATGCTGACGATCGGTCTGTGCCTGATTTATTTTGTCTCGATGTTGATCGTACGCCGCCCATTGGCAAATGTGGTGGCAGGTGTGCGCGTGATGGCCGGTGGCGATTACGACAAACCGATTGCCGAAACAGGCCGGACCGACGAGTTTGGCACCTTGGCGACAGCGCTCGACCAGTTCCGCCGCGAACTCGCCAAT
This region of Agrobacterium vitis genomic DNA includes:
- a CDS encoding undecaprenyl-diphosphate phosphatase — its product is MADACVVGSATGFVDLSFIQTAFLGVVQGVTELVPVSSSAHMRVVPALLGWPDPGAAFSAAMQMAALVGVISYFWRDIYGLASGSISAVKRRDFENFDFQLVLWILIATLPIIVAGLALSHTLNSCGSPLRSLWAVGLACLVMGGLLAATELLAKHRRDLPSIRPLDILLVGIAQVGALIPGVSRSGATMTAALALGFKREEAARFSFLLGLPAILLAGLKEVWELHKLALDSHGWALLGVGLVAGGISSLIAIWGLMRFLERFSTWPFVIYRIILGVVLLAAAASGMAS
- a CDS encoding sugar ABC transporter permease, translating into MVDHTIGTAANSARPAKGNLWRRFLNATEIDTRLMGMVVALLLIWFGFHILSDGLFLTPRNLWNLSVQAASVSVMATGMVLVIVTRNIDLSVGSILGFVGMMMAVTQTKFLPVMLGYDHPLMWVLALTLGIVIGAAIGAFQGVIIAFLNVPSFIVTLGGLLVWRGCAWMVTSGATVAPMDTRFRLMGGGADGSIGATASWVVGIIACVFIVLSILHSRRQRKRFGFPLKPIWAEYFMGLIGCGAVLGSVSVLNSYYMPVNLARKYAEANNIAWPDSGLDISLGIAIPVLIALGIAMVMNFITNRTRFGRYVFAIGGNPEAAVLAGIKTRWVTVRIFALMGALCAIAAAISTARLNAATNAQGTLDELYTIAAAVIGGTSLAGGAGTIAGAVLGAIVMQSLNSGMVLLGMDTPLQSIVIGMVLVVAVWLDTVYRARTR
- a CDS encoding HAMP domain-containing methyl-accepting chemotaxis protein; this translates as MRVSLGQLIISLFAIILLVVVGQGIYAVTSLNTISEGTNQIVDKRVPSFILMGQINADLGDIRIAQSNYRSAVTPEQRAIFLGSLNKAYDALAQARKQYEPLIVDKEDQELYDTFSKDWAKAEQLWQKVKTLTDSGSADEAKQLFLGESLAVYAKAGDDIQAAVDDLAENAKDEGAANAEQISLATTVTYIALALAFSIGIGAALISSLRVVRPLKHMTDNMRTLSSGDTSGSVPYMSRKDEIGAMAAALQVFKDGMLRNRALEAEAANNRQKAEADKLRLQQEAEAAAQKKLQEATAGLASGLKRLAAGDLGFELNEPFAPEFDALRLDLNTAVAQLGSTIATVATSANAISDGSREVSQSADDLSKRTEQQAASLEETAAALDQITVNVSNSSKRVEEARGVAKEANSSAVRSGQVVGEAISAMQRIEHSSNQISNIITVIDEIAFQTNLLALNAGVEAARAGEAGRGFAVVATEVRELAQRSAKAAREIKELINKSTQEVENGVRQVQETGDVLKAIEHHVTTINGLMDAIATSSREQSVGLSEVNTAVNQMDQVTQQNAAMVEETSAASANLAQESVRLQQLVSRFIVPGGSRSFDNRYAA
- a CDS encoding ATP-binding cassette domain-containing protein, which translates into the protein MTQQNTPLVEMKNISISFGGIHAVDDASVDLHAGEVVALLGHNGAGKSTLIKILSGAYKRDTGEILINGQPADINNPRDAKRHGIETIYQTLAVADNVDAAANLYLGRELRTPWGTLDDVAMEAKAREVMGRLNPNFQRFKEPVKALSGGQRQSVAIARAILFDARILIMDEPTAALGPQETAQVGELILQLKKEGIGIFLISHDIHDVFDLADRVFVMKNGKVVGHARTQDVTKDEVLGMIIMGKVPPGAVPGPGAMQVV
- a CDS encoding helicase HerA-like C-terminal domain-containing protein, with the protein product MLEDGKLFLGASRKPDDAFNAPEYLELKLANRHGLITGATGTGKTVTLQILAEGFASAGVPVFCADIKGDLSGIAAPGEAKDFLIKRAEEIGLSPYPFEEFPVTFWDLYGEKGHRVRTTIAEMGPLLLARLMEASEAQEGVLNIAFKIADEGGLALLDLKDLQALLSYMAENSSTLSGQFGLISKSSVGSLQRALLLLESQGADQFFGEPALSIQDIMRVAPDGRGTISVLAADRLMMNPRLYATFLLWLLSELFEELPEVGDMAQPKLVFFFDEAHLLFRDAPKVLVERVEQVVRLIRSKGVGVYFVTQNPLDVPETILAQLGNRVQHALRAYTPREQKAVKTAAETFRPNPAFSCEEAITALGTGEALVSTLQGKGVPSMVERTLIRPPSARIGPLTDSERTAIIGASPMANLYDRTIDRHSAFEILAERAEKATGRSGADDRTDDGAEGTTAASRWKLPGFGDEAPEQKNTTTRQTPDRTAPPGRQRQTVIEAAMKSAARSLASQVANQLGRALVRGILGSLKR
- the xylF gene encoding D-xylose ABC transporter substrate-binding protein produces the protein MKSVLKLMAVAAVMTSAYGPVHAKDLVVGVSWSNFQEERWKTDEAAIKEALKAHGAKYISADAQTSAAKQLTDIESLIAQGANALIVLAQDSSAIGPAIEKAAAEGIPVIGYDRLIENPNTYYITFDNKEVGRLQAKEVMKVKPTGNYVFIKGGSTDPNADFVFSGQMEVLKDAMASGKIKNVGEAYTDGWKPEIAQKNMEQFLTANNNKVDAVVSSNDGMAGGVVAALEAQGLAGSVPVSGQDGDKAALNRVALGTQTVSVWKDSRMLGKKAGDVAVALAGGKKMSEIPGTAKFKGGTKGVEMESQFLMPQAITKDNLNVVLDAKWIDKKTLCQGVKAGAVEVCK
- a CDS encoding M20 aminoacylase family protein; translated protein: MEWSDADYADVVEWRRDIHAHPELQFEVHRTAAFVAVKLAEFGCDEIITGIGKTGVVGIIHGQQQTSGKVIGLRADMDALPVEEETGAPWVSTTKGVMHACGHDGHTAMLLGAARSLTRTRAFNGKAVVIFQPAEEGGGGGKAMVDDGLMDRFEIDEIYAMHTEPGLPIGQFTTASGPLAASADGFRIKIEGKGAHGASPHVSVDPLVVGANILLALQTIVSRNVHPRQCAVVTVGWMAGGKAGNVIPQSAEMGGTTRTFDPATRDLIERRVTEIASHVAEAYGAKAAVAYKRMFPPTVNHSGETAFAVGTATSLVGAENVNGSMEPLMGSEDFAFMLEARPGNIMLIGNGDGPSVHDSRYDFNDAAIPFGVEYFKAIVERGLPLE